The following are encoded in a window of Diorhabda sublineata isolate icDioSubl1.1 chromosome 5, icDioSubl1.1, whole genome shotgun sequence genomic DNA:
- the LOC130444667 gene encoding aspartate and glycine-rich protein-like, whose amino-acid sequence MNGPMIPDYDYWMDEDDDGWRGGLLYGRCDGSWIDDDDDSWIDGDDDSWIDGDDDSWIDGDDDSWIDGDDDSWIDGDDDSWIDGDDDSWIDGDDDSWIDGDDNSWIDGDDGDDDSWIDGDDGDDDSWIDGNDDSWIDGDDDSWIDGDDGSWIHGTAVPG is encoded by the exons ATGAATGGACCGATGATTCCCGACTACGATTACTGGATGGATGAAGACGACG ACGGATGGAGAGGTGGGCTCCTGTACGGTCGTTGCGACGGCTCCTGGATTGACGATGACGACGATTCCTGGATAGACGGTGACGACGATTCCTGGATAGACGGTGACGACGATTCCTGGATAGACGGTGACGACGATTCCTGGATAGACGGTGACGACGATTCCTGGATAGACGGTGACGACGATTCCTGGATAGACGGTGACGACGATTCCTGGATAGACGGTGACGACGATTCCTGGATAGACGGTGACGACAATTCCTGGATAGACGGTGACGACGGTGACGACGATTCCTGGATAGACGGTGACGACGGTGACGACGATTCCTGGATAGACGGTAACGACGATTCCTGGATAGACGGTGACGACGATTCCTGGATAGACGGTGACGACGGTTCCTGGATACACGGTACGGCGGTTCCTGGATAG